The genomic stretch CCGCCATCGTCTTCACGGTGGCCGGGGCGGCAGCCCAGGGTTCGCACGGCGGGGGCGCGCCTCCGGTGCTGGGCATGCTGCTGTTCGGCCTGGTGTGGCTGGTGGCCATGGGCGGCGGCCTGGCCTGCCTGATCCTGGGCATCCTCTACGGCATCAAGGCCAACAACGGCGAGTGGGCGGCCTACCCGTTGATCGGCAACTGGGTGCGGCAGAAGATGGGAGTCTAGGACTTCCGGCCCATGCCAGAGCGGGAGCGGGAGCGGGAGACGAGCACGCTCATCCATCCTGAGGTGGCGCACGCTTCCACCCTGCCCGCGCGCTTCTACACCGATCCCGCCGTCCTGGAGACGGAGAAGCAGCGCATCTTCGCGCGCACCTGGCAGGTAGTGGGACGCTCGGCGCAGGTGACGCAGCCGGGCGACTACTTCACCGCCGAGGTCGCGGGCGAGCCCCTGCTGCTGGTACGCGATGCCGGCGGCAAGCTGCGCGGCTTCTACAACGTCTGCCGCCACCGCGCCGGGCCGCCGGCCACGGGCGCGGGCTCGCGCAAGCTCTTCCGCTGCGGCTATCACGGATGGACCTACGGGCTGGACGGCACGCTGCTCCACGCCCCCGAATGCGAAGGCGTGGAAGGCTTCCGCGCGGAGGAGTTCGGACTGGTCCCGGTGCAGGCGGCGGAGTGGGGCGGGCTGGTGTTCGTCAACCTGGATGCCAAGGCGGAGCCGCTGCTCGAGGCGCTGCGGGAGCTGCCGCAGCAGGCGGCGCGCTATGACCTCTCCCGGCTGCGCCTGGTGGAGCGCCGCGACTACGTCATGGAGTGCAACTGGAAGACCTACATCGATAATTTTCTCGAGGGCTACCACCTGCCCAGCGTGCATCCCAGCCTGAACCGCGAGTTGGACTACGGCAGCTACGTCACCGAGACCTACGAGCGGCACTCGCTGCAGGCCAGCCCCATCCGTCCCGCGGCGGAGGCCAACGCGCCCCGCCGC from Terriglobales bacterium encodes the following:
- a CDS encoding aromatic ring-hydroxylating dioxygenase subunit alpha — encoded protein: MPERERERETSTLIHPEVAHASTLPARFYTDPAVLETEKQRIFARTWQVVGRSAQVTQPGDYFTAEVAGEPLLLVRDAGGKLRGFYNVCRHRAGPPATGAGSRKLFRCGYHGWTYGLDGTLLHAPECEGVEGFRAEEFGLVPVQAAEWGGLVFVNLDAKAEPLLEALRELPQQAARYDLSRLRLVERRDYVMECNWKTYIDNFLEGYHLPSVHPSLNRELDYGSYVTETYERHSLQASPIRPAAEANAPRRYAQATGEERAEYFWIFPNWMLNCYPDNVSLNIVLPLGPERSVAIFEWYFAEELLAGDAPARTVKFSDEIQLEDGAICEAVQRNLRSRSYSRGRYSVKQERCLHHFHRLYAEVLGAA
- a CDS encoding DUF4870 domain-containing protein gives rise to the protein MSSPATAPTQAAPTQDERSMAMLAHVLMIFTGFLGPLIIWLIRKQSKFVSFHALQALAFQVAYALLIVVLVIAAIVFTVAGAAAQGSHGGGAPPVLGMLLFGLVWLVAMGGGLACLILGILYGIKANNGEWAAYPLIGNWVRQKMGV